A section of the Chryseobacterium ginsenosidimutans genome encodes:
- a CDS encoding DUF779 domain-containing protein, giving the protein METKISRVSVTEKALEVIWELEKKYGDLMFYQAGGCCEGTQPQCFEKGGFYPRMNDAMIGTINNHEFWIDRDLFEYWQYSHFTLDVTDGFGPGGFSLETPLGKTFKVNYKLFTPEELQNLEPVKRSE; this is encoded by the coding sequence ATGGAAACAAAAATATCCAGAGTATCCGTTACAGAAAAAGCTTTAGAAGTAATCTGGGAATTAGAAAAAAAATACGGTGATTTGATGTTTTATCAAGCGGGAGGATGCTGTGAGGGAACACAACCGCAATGTTTTGAAAAAGGTGGCTTTTATCCCAGAATGAATGATGCAATGATTGGAACGATCAATAATCATGAATTCTGGATCGACCGCGATTTATTTGAATACTGGCAATATTCACATTTTACATTAGATGTTACAGACGGTTTCGGACCTGGCGGTTTTTCTTTGGAAACGCCTTTAGGAAAAACATTTAAAGTTAATTATAAACTTTTCACTCCTGAAGAACTTCAAAATTTAGAACCTGTAAAAAGAAGTGAATGA
- a CDS encoding dicarboxylate/amino acid:cation symporter, with translation MKEVLKNYSGILLLLLGITVGSIIGIVAPHIVGYLKPLGDIFLNLLFVSVVPLVFFAVSNSIASLEQQSKFGKIMVTMAFTFLFFILTAAIFTICAVYLFPVSGVSGSSEIVEEATNSDSWGNRIVAFFTVGEFTQLFSRQNMLALLIFAFMTGFSARKAGEKGQPFRMFIASGYEVMKELLLLIMKIAPIGLGAYFAYQVATLGPQLFGFYAKPLGLYYIAGIVYFLVFFSLYAFMAKGHSGVKSFWTNAIFPTLTALSTCSSFATMPTNLLAASKIGIPNQISNIVIPIGTTLHKNGSSMSSIIKIYVAFLIIGRDFFEPTNLLLALGITVFVSIVAGGIPNGGYIGEMLMISVYKLPQEAIPAVMIIGTLVDPLATVLNAVGQLVASMFVNRFVKV, from the coding sequence ATGAAAGAAGTGTTGAAAAACTACTCAGGAATCTTACTTTTATTATTGGGAATCACCGTGGGAAGCATCATCGGAATTGTTGCTCCTCATATTGTTGGTTATCTGAAACCGTTAGGAGATATTTTCCTGAATCTGCTTTTTGTAAGTGTAGTGCCATTAGTCTTTTTTGCAGTTTCCAATTCTATTGCCTCATTAGAACAACAATCGAAGTTTGGAAAAATAATGGTAACAATGGCTTTTACCTTTCTGTTTTTTATTTTAACAGCAGCTATTTTTACGATTTGTGCAGTCTACTTATTTCCGGTTTCGGGAGTTTCGGGAAGTTCGGAAATTGTAGAAGAAGCTACCAATAGTGACAGTTGGGGAAATAGAATTGTAGCATTTTTTACCGTTGGAGAATTTACTCAGCTTTTCTCAAGACAAAATATGCTGGCTCTTTTGATTTTTGCTTTCATGACAGGGTTTTCTGCCAGAAAAGCAGGAGAAAAGGGACAGCCTTTCAGAATGTTTATTGCTTCAGGATATGAAGTGATGAAAGAATTGCTTTTATTAATTATGAAAATTGCTCCGATTGGTTTGGGAGCATATTTTGCCTATCAGGTTGCAACTTTAGGACCTCAGCTTTTCGGATTTTATGCCAAACCTTTGGGATTATACTATATTGCCGGAATAGTATATTTCTTAGTGTTTTTTTCACTGTATGCTTTTATGGCAAAAGGTCACAGCGGGGTAAAAAGTTTCTGGACAAACGCGATTTTCCCCACTCTTACGGCTTTGAGTACTTGCAGCAGTTTTGCTACAATGCCAACAAATTTACTGGCAGCTTCAAAAATAGGTATTCCAAACCAGATTTCGAATATTGTGATTCCGATTGGAACTACTTTGCATAAAAACGGCTCATCAATGTCTTCAATTATTAAAATTTATGTAGCTTTTTTAATTATCGGACGAGACTTTTTTGAGCCGACCAACCTTTTATTGGCGTTAGGAATTACCGTTTTTGTAAGTATTGTTGCCGGCGGAATTCCAAACGGTGGATATATTGGCGAAATGCTGATGATCTCTGTTTATAAATTGCCTCAGGAAGCGATTCCTGCAGTGATGATTATCGGGACATTGGTTGACCCTTTAGCAACAGTTCTGAATGCGGTTGGACAATTGGTAGCTTCGATGTTTGTGAATCGGTTTGTGAAGGTTTGA
- a CDS encoding J domain-containing protein, with protein MAYIDYYKILGVDKNATQEDIKKAYRKAARKLHPDLNPNDKEAERKFKELNEANEVLSNPENRTKYDKYGEHWKHGEEYEKAQQQQQRQHQSQGGNFGDGFSGADFGEGEDFSDFFQSMFGGAGGGFGRNSRGSASGKFKGQDVNAELNLSLKDASTTHQQTFDINGKKVRITIPAGVHDGQQIKLKGHGNPGFNGGPNGDLYITFNIPVDPNFERVGDDLKTKISIDLYTAVLGGDVKVSTLDGSVNLKVKPETQNGTTVRLKGKGFPVYKKDGQFGDLFVTYEVKLPTNLTEKQKELFEQLKNS; from the coding sequence ATGGCTTATATAGATTACTATAAAATTTTAGGCGTAGACAAGAACGCAACTCAGGAAGACATTAAAAAAGCTTACCGGAAAGCAGCAAGAAAACTGCATCCCGATCTTAATCCTAATGATAAGGAAGCAGAAAGAAAATTCAAGGAGCTTAATGAAGCTAATGAAGTTCTCAGTAATCCTGAAAATCGTACAAAATACGACAAGTATGGTGAACATTGGAAACATGGCGAAGAATATGAAAAAGCTCAGCAACAACAGCAAAGGCAACATCAAAGTCAGGGTGGAAATTTCGGAGACGGATTTTCAGGAGCCGATTTTGGGGAAGGTGAAGATTTCTCAGATTTTTTCCAAAGTATGTTTGGCGGTGCAGGAGGCGGTTTTGGAAGAAATTCGAGAGGAAGTGCTTCGGGGAAATTTAAAGGTCAGGATGTTAATGCAGAATTGAATTTAAGTTTAAAAGATGCTTCGACAACTCACCAGCAGACTTTTGATATTAATGGTAAGAAGGTACGAATTACAATTCCTGCAGGAGTTCATGATGGGCAACAAATCAAATTAAAAGGTCACGGAAATCCAGGTTTTAATGGTGGGCCTAATGGAGATTTATATATTACCTTTAATATTCCGGTGGATCCGAATTTCGAAAGGGTTGGAGATGATTTAAAAACAAAAATATCTATCGATTTGTACACGGCAGTTTTAGGCGGTGATGTAAAAGTGAGTACATTGGACGGAAGTGTTAATCTTAAAGTAAAACCTGAAACTCAAAACGGAACAACGGTACGATTGAAAGGAAAAGGTTTTCCGGTTTACAAAAAAGATGGGCAGTTTGGCGATTTGTTTGTGACCTATGAAGTGAAATTGCCGACCAATCTTACTGAAAAGCAAAAAGAACTTTTTGAACAACTTAAAAATTCTTAA
- a CDS encoding chaperone modulator CbpM, translating into MSERISREELVKIYNIEITFFDELVDSGLLNTQMENEIRYVMYEDLPAFERFTNLHYDLEINLPGLEVIHDMLKKMEDLKKKNRELLTKLSIMSDRYEDI; encoded by the coding sequence ATGAGTGAAAGAATATCGCGAGAAGAACTCGTAAAAATATACAATATTGAGATCACTTTTTTTGATGAACTGGTAGATTCCGGCTTGCTGAATACTCAGATGGAAAATGAGATCCGTTATGTAATGTACGAAGATTTACCGGCATTTGAGAGATTTACAAACTTACATTATGACTTAGAAATCAATCTTCCGGGTTTGGAGGTTATTCATGATATGCTGAAAAAAATGGAAGATTTAAAAAAGAAAAACCGCGAATTACTGACTAAACTTTCAATAATGAGTGATCGATATGAAGATATTTGA
- a CDS encoding YcxB family protein has translation MNEEKVIVLKPKRQDFEEIYFSGNQGNLFFSSTTRGKTITTIVVGLILIILFFFKDDFTKEKFGVFYFVSFLFLLCAVFLSVGINKVSRWKKQVNSYLTKLENCKIYEITFDNSFFTVNIDGEKETSEWKDFEYFDSIENYIALEGKYTYMFPKKSMSEKDYNLLKKVLKENIKQ, from the coding sequence ATGAACGAAGAAAAGGTTATTGTTCTTAAACCTAAAAGACAGGATTTTGAGGAAATATATTTTAGCGGAAATCAGGGAAATTTATTTTTCTCATCGACGACAAGAGGAAAAACGATTACCACAATTGTTGTAGGATTGATTTTAATAATTCTCTTCTTCTTTAAAGACGATTTTACCAAAGAAAAATTCGGGGTTTTCTATTTTGTAAGCTTTCTGTTTTTGCTCTGTGCTGTTTTTCTTTCGGTAGGCATTAACAAAGTTTCAAGATGGAAAAAACAGGTTAACAGTTATTTGACTAAACTTGAAAATTGCAAAATCTACGAAATTACATTCGATAATAGCTTTTTCACGGTAAATATTGATGGAGAAAAAGAAACGAGTGAATGGAAAGACTTTGAATATTTCGACAGTATCGAAAATTATATTGCTCTTGAAGGCAAATACACGTATATGTTTCCCAAAAAATCCATGAGCGAAAAAGATTATAACCTTTTGAAGAAAGTACTTAAAGAAAATATCAAGCAATAA
- a CDS encoding PLP-dependent cysteine synthase family protein produces the protein MKYAKNILETIGNTPLVKLNKVLGEDFPALVLAKVETFNPGNSVKDRMALKMIEDAEKDGRLKPGGTIIEGTSGNTGMGLALAAIIKGYKCIFVTNSKQSKEKCDILRAVGAEVIVCPTDVKPTDPRSYYSVSKRLATETENGWYVNQYDNLSNRTAHYESTAPEIWEQTDGNLTHFVVGAGTGGTITGCGMFFKERNPNIKVIGVDTYGSILKEFHETGELHYDHAYTYITEGIGEDIIPENYDMSIIDHFEKVTDKDGAIYARKLAKEEGIFCGYSAGSAIASLVQMKDQFTKDDVIVVLLHDHGSRYVGKIYNDDWMKEMGWLD, from the coding sequence ATGAAATACGCAAAAAACATCCTTGAAACTATCGGAAATACACCATTGGTAAAGCTTAACAAGGTTTTAGGTGAAGATTTTCCGGCATTAGTTTTGGCAAAGGTTGAAACATTCAATCCGGGAAATTCTGTGAAAGACAGAATGGCTCTAAAGATGATTGAAGATGCTGAAAAAGACGGAAGATTAAAACCGGGCGGAACCATTATTGAAGGGACTTCCGGAAATACGGGGATGGGATTGGCTCTTGCAGCTATCATCAAAGGTTACAAATGTATTTTCGTGACCAACTCAAAACAATCAAAAGAAAAATGTGATATTCTCCGTGCTGTCGGAGCAGAGGTAATTGTTTGTCCGACAGACGTTAAACCTACAGATCCACGTTCTTATTACTCGGTTTCCAAAAGGCTGGCAACCGAAACAGAAAACGGCTGGTATGTGAATCAATATGATAATTTATCAAACAGAACGGCTCATTATGAGTCTACTGCGCCAGAAATTTGGGAACAGACAGATGGAAATTTAACTCATTTCGTAGTTGGAGCCGGAACGGGAGGTACAATTACAGGTTGCGGAATGTTTTTCAAAGAGAGAAACCCAAACATTAAAGTAATTGGAGTAGACACGTATGGCTCTATTTTAAAGGAGTTTCACGAAACTGGTGAACTTCATTATGATCATGCATATACATATATTACAGAAGGAATTGGTGAAGATATTATTCCTGAAAATTATGATATGTCAATTATTGATCATTTTGAAAAAGTAACAGATAAAGACGGAGCAATATATGCCAGAAAATTAGCAAAAGAAGAAGGAATTTTCTGCGGGTATTCTGCGGGAAGCGCTATTGCTTCTTTGGTTCAGATGAAAGATCAGTTTACAAAAGATGATGTGATCGTTGTTCTTCTTCACGATCATGGTTCAAGATACGTCGGGAAAATCTACAACGACGACTGGATGAAGGAAATGGGCTGGCTTGATTAA
- a CDS encoding ABC transporter permease, translated as MKFPLYFSRKIAFSKDNKNNLSRVIIFIGRLSVALGLIVSLITVSTGFGSKKAIKERLADFSGHITVKSTRSNSSYTTSVLDNQGLNISKIKELPDVQTVQKYAMVTGIMRNEHNFAGIIFKGVGKDFDSLRFKKFLIAGTTPKITEIGYNNGVTISQKIANDLHLKVKDSIVTVFSKTGQQPIYRKFEVVGIYKTDIKMIDEQFVIGGINHVRKIQDMKPDEIGGIDIFLKDVNDIDRDFPEIEKLIGYKNYAEKATEKFPQITDWISIFDTNIALIIIIMLIVVVINIIMVLLILIIERTNSIGLLKTLGASNSQIRATFINYTLIIMIPGLLYGNAIGIGLILIQKFFGIIKLNPENYYVSTVPVDLNPIAIISISVGILFISGLALIVPSYLISKISPVKAIKYN; from the coding sequence TTGAAGTTTCCTTTATATTTCTCTAGAAAAATAGCGTTTTCCAAAGATAACAAAAATAACCTTTCAAGGGTTATCATCTTCATTGGCAGGCTTTCTGTGGCTTTGGGCCTTATCGTCTCATTGATCACCGTTTCTACCGGTTTCGGTTCAAAGAAGGCAATTAAAGAGAGATTGGCAGATTTCAGCGGACACATTACCGTAAAATCCACAAGATCAAATTCTTCTTACACAACTTCTGTTCTCGATAATCAGGGTTTAAATATTTCAAAAATAAAGGAGCTTCCTGATGTACAAACCGTTCAGAAATATGCAATGGTAACAGGAATTATGCGTAACGAGCATAATTTTGCGGGAATTATTTTTAAAGGTGTAGGAAAAGACTTTGACAGTTTAAGATTCAAGAAATTTCTTATTGCAGGAACAACTCCTAAAATTACAGAAATCGGCTATAATAACGGAGTTACAATTTCCCAGAAAATAGCCAATGATCTGCATTTAAAGGTAAAAGACAGCATCGTTACCGTATTTTCAAAAACCGGGCAACAACCGATCTACAGAAAGTTTGAAGTCGTAGGAATTTACAAAACTGACATCAAAATGATTGATGAGCAGTTCGTTATCGGCGGAATTAATCATGTGAGAAAAATACAGGATATGAAACCTGATGAAATCGGCGGAATTGATATTTTCCTTAAAGACGTGAACGATATCGACAGAGATTTCCCTGAAATTGAAAAATTGATAGGATATAAAAACTACGCAGAAAAAGCAACTGAAAAATTCCCTCAGATCACAGACTGGATCAGTATTTTTGACACAAATATTGCATTAATTATCATCATTATGTTAATCGTTGTTGTCATTAATATTATCATGGTTCTTTTGATTTTAATTATTGAAAGAACGAATTCAATAGGTTTGTTAAAAACTCTTGGAGCAAGCAATTCTCAAATCAGAGCAACCTTTATCAATTATACTTTGATCATTATGATTCCGGGGCTTTTGTATGGCAATGCAATTGGTATTGGATTAATCTTAATCCAAAAGTTTTTTGGAATTATTAAGTTAAATCCTGAAAATTATTATGTGAGTACAGTTCCTGTTGATCTTAATCCGATTGCAATTATTTCTATTTCTGTGGGAATTTTGTTTATTTCCGGATTGGCATTGATCGTTCCCAGCTATCTAATCAGTAAAATTTCTCCGGTGAAAGCGATTAAATATAATTAA
- a CDS encoding exo-beta-N-acetylmuramidase NamZ family protein has translation MNLDFKIKNLLLICLIFLGVFSQYYSQTGHIGGFKTGADQPELYLPLLKGKTIGVVTNQTGLMSDKTFLVDFLVKNNIKIKSIFAPEHGFRGDADAGEKVKNGVDVKTGIPIVSLYGNNKKPKPEQLKGIDVVVFDIQDVGVRFYTYISTLTYLMEAGAENNVEIIVLDRPNPHDGYTDGPVLKKKWSSFVGMHEVPVVYGLTIGEYGKMVNGEKWLNNGVQAKYTLIPMKNYHKKQRYPILDKPSPNLPNDRSINLYPSLCFFEGTQVSVGRGTDLPFQIYGSPWTKSLPYQFTPKPTSGAKDPFLNGKLCYGENLSAYKTDLRELNLEWVINAYKNYKNPDLDFFLQNPKGNLWFDTLAGTDELRKQIVAGKSGPEIKSSWKSGLKNFEKIREKYIVYEN, from the coding sequence ATGAATTTAGATTTCAAAATTAAAAATTTACTTCTGATTTGCCTAATTTTTTTAGGAGTATTCAGTCAATATTATTCTCAAACAGGTCATATTGGTGGTTTTAAAACTGGTGCAGATCAACCCGAATTGTATTTACCTTTATTAAAAGGAAAAACAATAGGAGTTGTGACCAATCAAACAGGTTTAATGAGCGATAAAACTTTTCTGGTAGATTTTTTAGTGAAAAATAATATTAAGATAAAATCAATTTTTGCTCCTGAACACGGTTTCAGAGGTGATGCCGATGCAGGTGAAAAAGTGAAAAACGGAGTTGACGTGAAAACAGGAATTCCCATCGTTTCTTTATATGGAAATAACAAAAAACCAAAACCTGAACAGTTAAAAGGAATTGATGTTGTTGTATTTGATATTCAGGATGTTGGTGTAAGATTTTATACTTATATTTCTACCTTAACCTATTTAATGGAAGCCGGTGCGGAAAATAATGTTGAAATCATAGTTTTGGACCGCCCAAATCCGCACGACGGTTATACTGACGGACCTGTTTTAAAGAAAAAATGGTCAAGTTTTGTTGGAATGCACGAAGTTCCGGTAGTTTATGGTCTGACAATCGGTGAATATGGAAAAATGGTGAATGGCGAAAAATGGTTAAATAATGGAGTTCAGGCGAAATATACTTTAATTCCGATGAAAAATTATCACAAAAAGCAACGTTATCCGATTTTAGATAAGCCTTCTCCAAATTTACCGAACGATAGATCGATCAATCTTTATCCAAGTTTATGCTTCTTTGAGGGAACGCAGGTGTCCGTGGGAAGAGGTACAGATTTACCTTTTCAGATTTATGGTTCACCATGGACGAAAAGTTTACCGTATCAGTTTACTCCAAAACCGACTTCAGGTGCAAAAGATCCTTTTTTAAATGGTAAATTATGCTACGGTGAAAATCTTTCAGCTTATAAAACTGATTTGAGAGAATTAAATTTGGAATGGGTAATTAATGCATATAAAAATTATAAGAATCCCGATCTTGATTTTTTCCTTCAGAATCCTAAGGGCAATCTTTGGTTTGATACATTGGCGGGAACTGATGAATTGAGAAAACAGATTGTGGCAGGAAAATCAGGCCCTGAAATTAAATCATCATGGAAGTCTGGCCTTAAGAACTTCGAAAAGATCAGAGAAAAATATATAGTTTATGAAAACTGA
- a CDS encoding DUF3575 domain-containing protein, with translation MSKIKFITGFLTLFLLGNLNAQEQEPNNETSVYIKGNALLIPIGVVNIGLEHQLSKKITVQGDVLISPWKSFSGHELQYYSVSVEGRYYFNEAFKHWYIGGNIAGSHFIAQKWNYWNDRKFTDDKTGTVHKNSDVYQKGYSLIFGITGGYQFKVSDRWNVDVYAGIGSSQDFYKGYVRSTGERYDSPKGYNKSGEILPYRGGIMISYKLK, from the coding sequence ATGTCGAAAATTAAATTTATTACAGGATTCCTAACCTTATTTTTATTAGGAAATTTAAATGCTCAGGAGCAGGAGCCAAACAACGAAACAAGTGTTTACATAAAAGGTAATGCTTTATTAATTCCGATTGGAGTTGTAAATATCGGATTAGAGCATCAGTTAAGTAAAAAAATTACCGTACAGGGTGATGTTCTTATTTCTCCATGGAAATCTTTTTCAGGCCATGAACTGCAATATTATTCTGTTTCAGTAGAAGGCAGATACTATTTCAATGAGGCTTTCAAGCACTGGTATATCGGAGGAAATATTGCAGGGTCCCATTTCATTGCACAAAAATGGAATTATTGGAACGATAGAAAATTTACAGATGATAAAACAGGAACTGTCCATAAAAATTCCGATGTTTATCAGAAAGGATATTCTTTAATATTTGGTATTACGGGAGGATATCAGTTCAAGGTTTCAGACAGATGGAATGTTGATGTTTATGCAGGTATTGGAAGTTCTCAGGACTTTTATAAAGGATATGTCCGTTCAACAGGAGAACGCTATGACAGCCCCAAAGGATACAATAAAAGTGGAGAGATTCTTCCTTACAGAGGTGGCATCATGATTTCTTATAAATTAAAATAA
- a CDS encoding thioredoxin family protein, with product MKKIISGLLLFSAITAFAQEAIQFQELPFKDLVAKAKKENKIVFIDAYASWCGPCKMMERNIFTQKSVGDYYNANFVNARFDMEKGEGRDIAAKYGVRSYPTYLFLNGDGELVSQNFGYMEESLFVSMAQDVNSPNNKKGSLKERFVKGEKDPEFLINIMKLNSSSDFDFAKKASERYFENKKKTEEFTKDDVGLLLFFLKSTEDKNYKAFTERKAEIIKFLPEETYKEFDNQIKLGKIVEQSIDKQNKRINDDYFMKTAEPLVGKHDAEVKLNQTKLSYYEQNANFPEYEKAALAYYKNSEAFEPNELLKAAWVFSEHVKTVSSLKKAAEWAEKSVMRGETSENTYILAKLYLLTGNKDMAKTYAEMSKNMAAQAQKDSTLAEELLKQIK from the coding sequence ATGAAGAAGATCATCTCTGGATTATTACTATTTTCTGCCATTACAGCATTTGCTCAGGAGGCTATTCAGTTTCAGGAGCTGCCTTTTAAAGACTTGGTAGCCAAAGCAAAAAAGGAAAACAAAATTGTTTTCATCGACGCTTATGCTTCATGGTGCGGACCTTGTAAAATGATGGAAAGAAATATTTTCACTCAAAAATCCGTTGGAGATTACTATAATGCGAATTTTGTAAACGCAAGATTTGATATGGAAAAGGGTGAAGGAAGAGATATTGCAGCAAAGTATGGTGTTCGCTCCTACCCTACTTACCTTTTTCTGAACGGTGACGGCGAATTGGTTTCGCAGAATTTCGGATATATGGAAGAAAGTCTTTTCGTTTCGATGGCGCAGGATGTAAACTCTCCGAATAATAAAAAAGGTTCTTTAAAAGAGCGTTTTGTAAAAGGTGAAAAAGATCCGGAATTTCTCATCAACATTATGAAACTGAATTCTTCTTCAGATTTTGATTTTGCTAAAAAGGCTTCTGAGAGATATTTTGAAAACAAAAAAAAGACTGAAGAATTCACAAAAGATGATGTTGGTCTCTTATTATTTTTCTTAAAATCAACGGAAGACAAAAATTATAAAGCTTTCACGGAGAGAAAAGCAGAGATTATAAAGTTTTTACCTGAAGAAACCTATAAAGAATTTGATAATCAAATAAAATTAGGCAAAATTGTTGAGCAGTCTATTGACAAGCAAAATAAAAGAATCAATGATGATTATTTCATGAAAACCGCCGAACCTCTCGTAGGCAAGCATGATGCAGAAGTAAAACTTAATCAGACAAAATTAAGCTACTACGAACAAAATGCCAACTTCCCGGAATACGAAAAGGCAGCATTGGCATATTATAAAAACTCAGAAGCCTTTGAACCTAACGAGCTATTAAAAGCAGCGTGGGTATTTTCTGAACATGTAAAAACTGTTTCATCATTAAAAAAAGCAGCAGAATGGGCAGAAAAGTCTGTAATGAGAGGTGAGACTTCTGAAAATACATACATTTTGGCTAAACTTTATTTATTAACCGGAAATAAGGATATGGCAAAAACATATGCAGAAATGTCCAAGAATATGGCAGCTCAGGCTCAGAAAGATTCTACTTTAGCAGAAGAGTTATTAAAACAAATAAAATAA